The proteins below come from a single Alosa sapidissima isolate fAloSap1 chromosome 23, fAloSap1.pri, whole genome shotgun sequence genomic window:
- the LOC121698696 gene encoding transcription factor Sp3-like isoform X1 has translation MTAPEQPVKQEEMAALDVDSSQSDFLQNASGGQDQTTDLTSIQLTGSDRWEVLTPVTTVKEEPGVVHIPTGVVSSNGQYMLPLQSMQSQPIFVTAGTGDGCGTNGLQYQVIPQLQSADGQLSYTTTAAVTVGDGTGAGQQLEDLHILPADGSQGGLAQQIQGVSLTGTTFGGQAGAAQVLANMPMGLPGNITFVPISSLDLESLGLAGAQAISASVTADGQLIMTAPGAEAPGDGAEKVGGGDMVLADGSNSGVDMFVPNTSLPSSSSTSSSSVTSVSSSLPETIDGTGVLTQATAVSAGQQDPSGAITAEAYLQQNHIAISSSDLTPGQDQLQVTTASTQQPQLIQVQTADGVTTAPQTLQSVQLINPGTFLIQAQTVSPTGQIQWQTFQVQGMQGLQNLQLPAGAAGNGMGATGTSQITLAPVQTLSLGQGTANAGQIPNLQTVTVNSISQFQQEDTDSPSDIHIKEEPDSEEWQLSGDSTLNTNDLSNLRVRLVDEDSEGVGQEGKRLRRVACTCPNCKEAGGRGSNMGKKKQHICHIPGCGKVYGKTSHLRAHLRWHSGERPFVCNWMFCGKRFTRSDELQRHRRTHTGEKKFVCPECSKRFMRSDHLAKHIKTHQNKKSLSGAGTGMGSADTDAPGDSIITGAGTTLILTNLQQGATPDLLSSGDLPLQLVTVSASEVME, from the exons ATGACTG CCCCCGAACAGCCAGTTAAGCAGGAGGAAATGGCTGCCTTGGACGTGGACAGCAGTCAAAGCGACTTTCTGCAGAATGCCAGTGGCGGGCAGGACCAG ACGACAGACTTGACATCCATCCAGCTCACAGGTTCAGACCGCTGGGAGGTCCTGACCCCTGTCACCACAGTGAAGGAGGAGCCCGGCGTGGTGCACATCCCCACTGGCGTCGTGTCCTCCAATGGCCAGTACATGCTCCCCCTGCAGAGCATGCAGAGCCAGCCCATCTTCGTGACGGCGGGCACGGGTGACGGTTGCGGCACCAACGGGCTCCAGTACCAAGTGATCCCCCAGCTCCAGTCGGCCGATGGCCAGCTCAGCTACACCACGACGGCGGCAGTGACCGTTGGGGACGGGACGGGCGCGGGCCAGCAGCTCGAAGACCTCCACATCCTTCCGGCGGACGGCAGCCAGGGAGGCCTGGCGCAGCAGATCCAGGGCGTGTCGCTGACGGGCACGACCTTTGGCGGGCAGGCAGGCGCTGCTCAGGTGCTGGCCAACATGCCCATGGGGCTGCCGGGGAACATCACCTTCGTGCCCATCAGCAGCTTGGACCTGGAGTCGTTGGGGCTGGCCGGTGCACAGGCCATCTCAGCCAGCGTCACGGCCGACGGCCAGCTCATCATGACTGCCCCAGGGGCCGAGGCGCCCGGTGACGGTGCGGAGAAGGTTGGGGGCGGGGACATGGTGTTGGCCGACGGTAGCAACAGTGGCGTGGACATGTTTGTGCCAAACacttccctcccctcctcctcctccacctcgtcTTCCTCGGTGACCTCCGTGTCTTCCTCGCTGCCCGAAACGATAGACGGCACGGGCGTGCTCACGCAGGCCACCGCCGTTTCCGCCGGACAGCAGGACCCGTCGGGAGCCATCACGGCCGAGGCCTACCTCCAGCAAAACCACATCGCCATCTCCAGCAGTGACCTGACGCCTGGTCAGGACCAGCTGCAGGTCACCACTGCGTCCACACAGCAGCCGCAGCTCATCCAGGTCCAGACAGCAGACGGCGTTACCACGGCGCCTCAGACCCTCCAGAGCGTCCAGCTCATCAACCCCGGAACGTTCCTCATCCAGGCTCAGACGGTCAGCCCCACGGGGCAGATCCAGTGGCAGACGTTCCAGGTGCAGGGCATGCAGGGCCTGCAGAACCTCCAGCTGCCTGCGGGCGCCGCCGGAAACGGCATGGGGGCCACGGGGACCTCCCAGATCACACTGGCTCCCGTGCAGACCCTCTCGCTGGGCCAGGGAACAGCCAACGCCGGACAGATACCCAACCTGCAGACAGTCACCGTCAACTCCATATCCCAGTTCCAGCAGGAAGATACAGATAGCCCTTCAG ATATACACATAAAGGAGGAGCCTGACTCCGAAGAATGGCAGCTCAGTGGAGACTCCACCCTCAACACCAACGACCTGTCCAATCTCCGTGTGCGCTTGGTGGACGAGGACTCAGAGGGCGTGGGGCAGGAGGGCAAAAGGCTGCGCAGGGTAGCCTGTACGTGCCCCAACTGCAAGGAGGCGGGAGGAAG agggtCGAACATGGGCAAGAAGAAGCAGCACATCTGTCACATTCCGGGCTGTGGGAAGGTGTACGGGAAGACGTCTCATCTGCGAGCGCACCTGAGGTGGCACTCGGGAGAGAGGCCTTTTGTCTGCAACTGGATGTTCTGCGGCAAAAGGTTCACACGCAGCGACGAGCTGCAGAGACACCGGAGAACACATACGG GGGAGAAGAAATTTGTGTGTCCGGAATGCTCGAAGAGGTTCATGCGGAGCGACCACCTGGCTAAACACATTAAAACTCACCAGAACAAAAAGAGCCTATCAGGTGCAGGAACCGGGATGGGCTCAGCGGACACCGACGCCCCTGGGGACAGCATCATCACAGGGGCCGGGACCACGCTCATTTTGACCAATCTGCAGCAGGGTGCGACCCCAGACCTCCTATCCAGTGGCGACCTTCCCCTCCAACTCGTCACAGTATCTGCCAGTGAAGTCATGGAGTGA
- the LOC121698696 gene encoding transcription factor Sp3-like isoform X2 has translation MAALDVDSSQSDFLQNASGGQDQTTDLTSIQLTGSDRWEVLTPVTTVKEEPGVVHIPTGVVSSNGQYMLPLQSMQSQPIFVTAGTGDGCGTNGLQYQVIPQLQSADGQLSYTTTAAVTVGDGTGAGQQLEDLHILPADGSQGGLAQQIQGVSLTGTTFGGQAGAAQVLANMPMGLPGNITFVPISSLDLESLGLAGAQAISASVTADGQLIMTAPGAEAPGDGAEKVGGGDMVLADGSNSGVDMFVPNTSLPSSSSTSSSSVTSVSSSLPETIDGTGVLTQATAVSAGQQDPSGAITAEAYLQQNHIAISSSDLTPGQDQLQVTTASTQQPQLIQVQTADGVTTAPQTLQSVQLINPGTFLIQAQTVSPTGQIQWQTFQVQGMQGLQNLQLPAGAAGNGMGATGTSQITLAPVQTLSLGQGTANAGQIPNLQTVTVNSISQFQQEDTDSPSDIHIKEEPDSEEWQLSGDSTLNTNDLSNLRVRLVDEDSEGVGQEGKRLRRVACTCPNCKEAGGRGSNMGKKKQHICHIPGCGKVYGKTSHLRAHLRWHSGERPFVCNWMFCGKRFTRSDELQRHRRTHTGEKKFVCPECSKRFMRSDHLAKHIKTHQNKKSLSGAGTGMGSADTDAPGDSIITGAGTTLILTNLQQGATPDLLSSGDLPLQLVTVSASEVME, from the exons ATGGCTGCCTTGGACGTGGACAGCAGTCAAAGCGACTTTCTGCAGAATGCCAGTGGCGGGCAGGACCAG ACGACAGACTTGACATCCATCCAGCTCACAGGTTCAGACCGCTGGGAGGTCCTGACCCCTGTCACCACAGTGAAGGAGGAGCCCGGCGTGGTGCACATCCCCACTGGCGTCGTGTCCTCCAATGGCCAGTACATGCTCCCCCTGCAGAGCATGCAGAGCCAGCCCATCTTCGTGACGGCGGGCACGGGTGACGGTTGCGGCACCAACGGGCTCCAGTACCAAGTGATCCCCCAGCTCCAGTCGGCCGATGGCCAGCTCAGCTACACCACGACGGCGGCAGTGACCGTTGGGGACGGGACGGGCGCGGGCCAGCAGCTCGAAGACCTCCACATCCTTCCGGCGGACGGCAGCCAGGGAGGCCTGGCGCAGCAGATCCAGGGCGTGTCGCTGACGGGCACGACCTTTGGCGGGCAGGCAGGCGCTGCTCAGGTGCTGGCCAACATGCCCATGGGGCTGCCGGGGAACATCACCTTCGTGCCCATCAGCAGCTTGGACCTGGAGTCGTTGGGGCTGGCCGGTGCACAGGCCATCTCAGCCAGCGTCACGGCCGACGGCCAGCTCATCATGACTGCCCCAGGGGCCGAGGCGCCCGGTGACGGTGCGGAGAAGGTTGGGGGCGGGGACATGGTGTTGGCCGACGGTAGCAACAGTGGCGTGGACATGTTTGTGCCAAACacttccctcccctcctcctcctccacctcgtcTTCCTCGGTGACCTCCGTGTCTTCCTCGCTGCCCGAAACGATAGACGGCACGGGCGTGCTCACGCAGGCCACCGCCGTTTCCGCCGGACAGCAGGACCCGTCGGGAGCCATCACGGCCGAGGCCTACCTCCAGCAAAACCACATCGCCATCTCCAGCAGTGACCTGACGCCTGGTCAGGACCAGCTGCAGGTCACCACTGCGTCCACACAGCAGCCGCAGCTCATCCAGGTCCAGACAGCAGACGGCGTTACCACGGCGCCTCAGACCCTCCAGAGCGTCCAGCTCATCAACCCCGGAACGTTCCTCATCCAGGCTCAGACGGTCAGCCCCACGGGGCAGATCCAGTGGCAGACGTTCCAGGTGCAGGGCATGCAGGGCCTGCAGAACCTCCAGCTGCCTGCGGGCGCCGCCGGAAACGGCATGGGGGCCACGGGGACCTCCCAGATCACACTGGCTCCCGTGCAGACCCTCTCGCTGGGCCAGGGAACAGCCAACGCCGGACAGATACCCAACCTGCAGACAGTCACCGTCAACTCCATATCCCAGTTCCAGCAGGAAGATACAGATAGCCCTTCAG ATATACACATAAAGGAGGAGCCTGACTCCGAAGAATGGCAGCTCAGTGGAGACTCCACCCTCAACACCAACGACCTGTCCAATCTCCGTGTGCGCTTGGTGGACGAGGACTCAGAGGGCGTGGGGCAGGAGGGCAAAAGGCTGCGCAGGGTAGCCTGTACGTGCCCCAACTGCAAGGAGGCGGGAGGAAG agggtCGAACATGGGCAAGAAGAAGCAGCACATCTGTCACATTCCGGGCTGTGGGAAGGTGTACGGGAAGACGTCTCATCTGCGAGCGCACCTGAGGTGGCACTCGGGAGAGAGGCCTTTTGTCTGCAACTGGATGTTCTGCGGCAAAAGGTTCACACGCAGCGACGAGCTGCAGAGACACCGGAGAACACATACGG GGGAGAAGAAATTTGTGTGTCCGGAATGCTCGAAGAGGTTCATGCGGAGCGACCACCTGGCTAAACACATTAAAACTCACCAGAACAAAAAGAGCCTATCAGGTGCAGGAACCGGGATGGGCTCAGCGGACACCGACGCCCCTGGGGACAGCATCATCACAGGGGCCGGGACCACGCTCATTTTGACCAATCTGCAGCAGGGTGCGACCCCAGACCTCCTATCCAGTGGCGACCTTCCCCTCCAACTCGTCACAGTATCTGCCAGTGAAGTCATGGAGTGA
- the nop58 gene encoding nucleolar protein 58 isoform X2, with product MLVLFETAAGYAIFKVLDEQKLQEVDSLWKEFETPEKANKMVKLKHFEKFQDTTEALAAATALTEGKIGKSLKKVLKKVVAKEAHEQLAITDAKLGGAIKEKLNLNCVHSPAVAELMRGIRNQMEGLITGLPPREISAMSLGLAHSLSRYKLKFSPDKVDTMIVQAISLLDDLDKELNNYIMRCREWYGWHFPELGKIITDNLAYCKSVRKIGARTNVATTDLSDILPEEVEAEVKLAAEISMGTEVSEEDILNVRHLCDQVIEISEYRTQLYDYLKNRMMAIAPNLTVMVGELVGARLISHAGSLLNLAKHPASTVQILGAEKALFRALKTRRDTPKYGLIYHASLVGQSNAKIKGKISRSLAAKTALAIRYDALGEDTDATMGLENRAKLEARLRQLEERGIRRISGTGKALAKADKYQHKSDVKVYDPSGDSTLPTTSKKRKIEEVEPAEEEEEQPVQSKPKKIKKEKGVAAAAEAEPPAEAEEAETSEPKKKKKKKHKAEAEEPKPEEEEVVVSPPETTEKKKKKKKKAKETEGE from the exons atgcttGTTCTGTTCGAAACCGCGGCAGGCTATGCCATATTCAAA GTACTGGACGAGCAAAAACTCCAGGAGGTTGACAGCCTGTGGAAGGAGTTTGAAACTCCAGAAAAGGCTAACAAAAT GGTGAAATTGAAACACTTCGAGAAGTTTCAGGACACTACTGAAGCTTTAGCAG CGGCCACGGCTCTGACCGAGGGGAAGATTGGGAAGAGCCTGAAGAAGGTGCTGAAGAAGGTTGTGGCCAAAGAGGCCCACGAGCAGCTGGCCATCACCGACGCAAAACTGGGCGGCGCCATCAAG GAGAAGCTGAACCTGAACTGTGTGCACAGCCCAGCTGTGGCTGAGCTCATGAGGGGGATCCGCAACCAGATGGAGGGACTCATAACTGGGCTGCCCCCCAGAGAGATTAGCGCCATGTCCCTCGGTCTCGCCCACAG TCTGTCCCGCTACAAGCTGAAGTTCAGCCCTGACAAGGTGGACACCATGATTGTTCAGGCCATCT CGCTCCTGGATGACCTGGATAAGGAGTTGAATAACTACATCATGCGCTGCAGAGAGTGGTATGGCTGGCACTTCCCCGAGCTTGGCAAGATCATCACTGACAATCTGGCCTACTGCAAGAGTGTTCGTAAGATTG GTGCCCGCACCAATGTGGCGACCACAGATCTCTCGGACATCCTTCCAGAGGAGGTGGAGGCTGAGGTCAAGTTGGCTGCTGAGATCTCCATGGGAACAGAAGTGTCCGAGGAGGACATCCTGAACGTCAGGCATCTATGTGACCAG GTGATTGAGATCTCAGAGTACCGCACACAGCTTTACGACTACCTGAAGAACCGCATGATGGCCATCGCCCCCAACCTCACGGTCATGGTGGGAGAGTTGGTTGGAGCCCGCCTCATTTCCCACGCAG GTTCCCTGCTGAACCTGGCTAAGCACCCGGCCTCCACCGTGCAGATTTTGGGGGCCGAGAAGGCTCTCTTCAGAGCTCTGAAGACCCGCAGAGACACGCCCAAATATGGTCTCATCTACCACGCCTCCCTCGTGGGACAGTCAAATGCCAAAATCAAGGGCAAG ATCTCCAGGTCATTGGCAGCTAAGACTGCGTTGGCTATCCGCTACGATGCCCTGGGCGAAGACACAGACGCAACGATGGGCCTGGAGAATCGCGCCAAGCTGGAAGCTCGACTACGCCAACTAGAGGAAAGGGGT ATCCGGCGGATCAGTGGAACAGGCAAAGCTCTGGCTAAGGCAGACAAATACCAGCACAAGAG TGACGTGAAGGTGTACGACCCATCAGGTGACTCCACGCTCCCCACCACCTCTAAGAAGAGGAAGATCGAGGAAGTGGAAccggcagaggaagaggaggagcaacCCGTGCAGTCCAAACCCAAGAAAATAAAGAAGGAGAAAGGTGTCGCCGCAGCTGCAGAAG CAGAGCCCCCTGCCGAAGCCGAAGAAGCGGAGACGAGCGAgcccaagaagaagaaaaagaagaagcacaaggcagaggcagaggagcCGAAgccagaagaggaggaggtcgTAGTCAGTCCGCCAGAA ACGActgaaaagaagaagaaaaagaaaaagaaggctaaagaaacagagggagagtga
- the nop58 gene encoding nucleolar protein 58 isoform X3, with product MLVLFETAAGYAIFKVLDEQKLQEVDSLWKEFETPEKANKMVKLKHFEKFQDTTEALAAATALTEGKIGKSLKKVLKKVVAKEAHEQLAITDAKLGGAIKEKLNLNCVHSPAVAELMRGIRNQMEGLITGLPPREISAMSLGLAHSLSRYKLKFSPDKVDTMIVQAISLLDDLDKELNNYIMRCREWYGWHFPELGKIITDNLAYCKSVRKIGARTNVATTDLSDILPEEVEAEVKLAAEISMGTEVSEEDILNVRHLCDQVIEISEYRTQLYDYLKNRMMAIAPNLTVMVGELVGARLISHAGSLLNLAKHPASTVQILGAEKALFRALKTRRDTPKYGLIYHASLVGQSNAKIKGKISRSLAAKTALAIRYDALGEDTDATMGLENRAKLEARLRQLEERGIRRISGTGKALAKADKYQHKSDVKVYDPSGDSTLPTTSKKRKIEEVEPAEEEEEQPVQSKPKKIKKEKGVAAAAEEPPAEAEEAETSEPKKKKKKKHKAEAEEPKPEEEEVVVSPPEQTTEKKKKKKKKAKETEGE from the exons atgcttGTTCTGTTCGAAACCGCGGCAGGCTATGCCATATTCAAA GTACTGGACGAGCAAAAACTCCAGGAGGTTGACAGCCTGTGGAAGGAGTTTGAAACTCCAGAAAAGGCTAACAAAAT GGTGAAATTGAAACACTTCGAGAAGTTTCAGGACACTACTGAAGCTTTAGCAG CGGCCACGGCTCTGACCGAGGGGAAGATTGGGAAGAGCCTGAAGAAGGTGCTGAAGAAGGTTGTGGCCAAAGAGGCCCACGAGCAGCTGGCCATCACCGACGCAAAACTGGGCGGCGCCATCAAG GAGAAGCTGAACCTGAACTGTGTGCACAGCCCAGCTGTGGCTGAGCTCATGAGGGGGATCCGCAACCAGATGGAGGGACTCATAACTGGGCTGCCCCCCAGAGAGATTAGCGCCATGTCCCTCGGTCTCGCCCACAG TCTGTCCCGCTACAAGCTGAAGTTCAGCCCTGACAAGGTGGACACCATGATTGTTCAGGCCATCT CGCTCCTGGATGACCTGGATAAGGAGTTGAATAACTACATCATGCGCTGCAGAGAGTGGTATGGCTGGCACTTCCCCGAGCTTGGCAAGATCATCACTGACAATCTGGCCTACTGCAAGAGTGTTCGTAAGATTG GTGCCCGCACCAATGTGGCGACCACAGATCTCTCGGACATCCTTCCAGAGGAGGTGGAGGCTGAGGTCAAGTTGGCTGCTGAGATCTCCATGGGAACAGAAGTGTCCGAGGAGGACATCCTGAACGTCAGGCATCTATGTGACCAG GTGATTGAGATCTCAGAGTACCGCACACAGCTTTACGACTACCTGAAGAACCGCATGATGGCCATCGCCCCCAACCTCACGGTCATGGTGGGAGAGTTGGTTGGAGCCCGCCTCATTTCCCACGCAG GTTCCCTGCTGAACCTGGCTAAGCACCCGGCCTCCACCGTGCAGATTTTGGGGGCCGAGAAGGCTCTCTTCAGAGCTCTGAAGACCCGCAGAGACACGCCCAAATATGGTCTCATCTACCACGCCTCCCTCGTGGGACAGTCAAATGCCAAAATCAAGGGCAAG ATCTCCAGGTCATTGGCAGCTAAGACTGCGTTGGCTATCCGCTACGATGCCCTGGGCGAAGACACAGACGCAACGATGGGCCTGGAGAATCGCGCCAAGCTGGAAGCTCGACTACGCCAACTAGAGGAAAGGGGT ATCCGGCGGATCAGTGGAACAGGCAAAGCTCTGGCTAAGGCAGACAAATACCAGCACAAGAG TGACGTGAAGGTGTACGACCCATCAGGTGACTCCACGCTCCCCACCACCTCTAAGAAGAGGAAGATCGAGGAAGTGGAAccggcagaggaagaggaggagcaacCCGTGCAGTCCAAACCCAAGAAAATAAAGAAGGAGAAAGGTGTCGCCGCAGCTGCAGAAG AGCCCCCTGCCGAAGCCGAAGAAGCGGAGACGAGCGAgcccaagaagaagaaaaagaagaagcacaaggcagaggcagaggagcCGAAgccagaagaggaggaggtcgTAGTCAGTCCGCCAGAA CAGACGActgaaaagaagaagaaaaagaaaaagaaggctaaagaaacagagggagagtga
- the nop58 gene encoding nucleolar protein 58 isoform X1, with translation MLVLFETAAGYAIFKVLDEQKLQEVDSLWKEFETPEKANKMVKLKHFEKFQDTTEALAAATALTEGKIGKSLKKVLKKVVAKEAHEQLAITDAKLGGAIKEKLNLNCVHSPAVAELMRGIRNQMEGLITGLPPREISAMSLGLAHSLSRYKLKFSPDKVDTMIVQAISLLDDLDKELNNYIMRCREWYGWHFPELGKIITDNLAYCKSVRKIGARTNVATTDLSDILPEEVEAEVKLAAEISMGTEVSEEDILNVRHLCDQVIEISEYRTQLYDYLKNRMMAIAPNLTVMVGELVGARLISHAGSLLNLAKHPASTVQILGAEKALFRALKTRRDTPKYGLIYHASLVGQSNAKIKGKISRSLAAKTALAIRYDALGEDTDATMGLENRAKLEARLRQLEERGIRRISGTGKALAKADKYQHKSDVKVYDPSGDSTLPTTSKKRKIEEVEPAEEEEEQPVQSKPKKIKKEKGVAAAAEAEPPAEAEEAETSEPKKKKKKKHKAEAEEPKPEEEEVVVSPPEQTTEKKKKKKKKAKETEGE, from the exons atgcttGTTCTGTTCGAAACCGCGGCAGGCTATGCCATATTCAAA GTACTGGACGAGCAAAAACTCCAGGAGGTTGACAGCCTGTGGAAGGAGTTTGAAACTCCAGAAAAGGCTAACAAAAT GGTGAAATTGAAACACTTCGAGAAGTTTCAGGACACTACTGAAGCTTTAGCAG CGGCCACGGCTCTGACCGAGGGGAAGATTGGGAAGAGCCTGAAGAAGGTGCTGAAGAAGGTTGTGGCCAAAGAGGCCCACGAGCAGCTGGCCATCACCGACGCAAAACTGGGCGGCGCCATCAAG GAGAAGCTGAACCTGAACTGTGTGCACAGCCCAGCTGTGGCTGAGCTCATGAGGGGGATCCGCAACCAGATGGAGGGACTCATAACTGGGCTGCCCCCCAGAGAGATTAGCGCCATGTCCCTCGGTCTCGCCCACAG TCTGTCCCGCTACAAGCTGAAGTTCAGCCCTGACAAGGTGGACACCATGATTGTTCAGGCCATCT CGCTCCTGGATGACCTGGATAAGGAGTTGAATAACTACATCATGCGCTGCAGAGAGTGGTATGGCTGGCACTTCCCCGAGCTTGGCAAGATCATCACTGACAATCTGGCCTACTGCAAGAGTGTTCGTAAGATTG GTGCCCGCACCAATGTGGCGACCACAGATCTCTCGGACATCCTTCCAGAGGAGGTGGAGGCTGAGGTCAAGTTGGCTGCTGAGATCTCCATGGGAACAGAAGTGTCCGAGGAGGACATCCTGAACGTCAGGCATCTATGTGACCAG GTGATTGAGATCTCAGAGTACCGCACACAGCTTTACGACTACCTGAAGAACCGCATGATGGCCATCGCCCCCAACCTCACGGTCATGGTGGGAGAGTTGGTTGGAGCCCGCCTCATTTCCCACGCAG GTTCCCTGCTGAACCTGGCTAAGCACCCGGCCTCCACCGTGCAGATTTTGGGGGCCGAGAAGGCTCTCTTCAGAGCTCTGAAGACCCGCAGAGACACGCCCAAATATGGTCTCATCTACCACGCCTCCCTCGTGGGACAGTCAAATGCCAAAATCAAGGGCAAG ATCTCCAGGTCATTGGCAGCTAAGACTGCGTTGGCTATCCGCTACGATGCCCTGGGCGAAGACACAGACGCAACGATGGGCCTGGAGAATCGCGCCAAGCTGGAAGCTCGACTACGCCAACTAGAGGAAAGGGGT ATCCGGCGGATCAGTGGAACAGGCAAAGCTCTGGCTAAGGCAGACAAATACCAGCACAAGAG TGACGTGAAGGTGTACGACCCATCAGGTGACTCCACGCTCCCCACCACCTCTAAGAAGAGGAAGATCGAGGAAGTGGAAccggcagaggaagaggaggagcaacCCGTGCAGTCCAAACCCAAGAAAATAAAGAAGGAGAAAGGTGTCGCCGCAGCTGCAGAAG CAGAGCCCCCTGCCGAAGCCGAAGAAGCGGAGACGAGCGAgcccaagaagaagaaaaagaagaagcacaaggcagaggcagaggagcCGAAgccagaagaggaggaggtcgTAGTCAGTCCGCCAGAA CAGACGActgaaaagaagaagaaaaagaaaaagaaggctaaagaaacagagggagagtga
- the mtif3 gene encoding translation initiation factor IF-3, mitochondrial yields the protein MSAFRLSWVLPQVAVALRRRPCPVSPTAVVAVNHYHARQDQLPLCRVVWNLTSFISSRNTAGFSTQPTGDGDNEEPPEDKPKKPKIKQDPRARQTISSVGRKIQHRRLLLLDDTGENLGTFHRADVIRMMEEKQLKLVAVNERADPPVFRLLTGKQIHEEQMKLREKMKNKSGPVQVKELTMSSDIGSGDLNTKLRQVSSWLDKKHHVRLTLRASNYSSVDDAQPLDKSLEVTLSKLGMLFGYVSPPRVIKEGRAASCVIRPPTDKEKKAAMATSTSTETTAISKDTAPSTSTAKEGSVEKEMDSK from the exons ATGTCCGCCTTCCGGCTGTCTTGGGTCCTGCCCCAAGTTGCAGTGGCACTCCGGAGAAGACCATGCCCAGTGTCTCCAACAGCTGTAGTAGCTGTGAATCACTACCACGCCAGGCAAGACCAGCTACCTCTCTGCCGCGTTGTGTGGAACCTCACATCGTTCATTTCCTCCAGGAACACTGCTGGATTCTCTACACAACCAACTGGTGATGGAGACAATG AGGAACCACCAGAGGACAAACCCAAGAAACCCAAAATAAAACAGGACCCACGCGCCCGTCAGACCATCAGCAGCGTGGGACGAAAGATCCAACACCGCCGCCTCCTGCTGCTGGACGACACAGGCGAGAACCTGGGCACGTTTCACCGGGCAGACGTGATCAGGATGATGGAGGAGAAGCAGTTGAAGCTGGTGGCGGTGAACGAGAGAGCCGACCCGCCGGTGTTCAGGCTCTTGACCGGGAAACAGATCCATGAAGAGCAGATGAAACTACGAGAAAAGATGAAGAACAAATCGG GACCTGTACAGGTGAAAGAGTTGACCATGTCCTCTGACATAGGATCAGGTGACCTCAACACCAAACTTCGACAAGTCAGCTCTTGGCTGGATAAGAAGCATCATGTCAGACTAACATTACGAGCAAGTAACTACAGCAGTGTTGATGACGCACAACCACTG GACAAAAGCCTAGAGGTGACGCTCTCTAAACTGGGCATGCTCTTTGGCTATGTGTCACCGCCCCGAGTCATCAAAGAGGGACGAGCTGCATCTTGTGTCATCAGACCTCCTACAGACAAGGAGAAGAAGGCTGCCATGGCAACATCAACATCCACAGAGACCACCGCCATATCCAAAGACACTGCTCCATCTACTTCCACTGCCAAAGAAGGCTCagtggagaaagagatggattcTAAATGA